A portion of the Microlunatus phosphovorus NM-1 genome contains these proteins:
- a CDS encoding DUF222 domain-containing protein: MVVGSSSGEASIDGKQQLDCAAAEVLGGKICAAASLSAQSECQLLELIGEFDAGDAVRWWDGVKSLAHWLSWACSMSPGTAREHVRVARALRQMPTVLEAFREGRLSYSKVREVTRVVDLVDESELCELALTATAAQLAKMISSYRTAAGTRIKQEQLRGLTWTERESGIVDVRVRLPKEEAAVLLAALNAAKDQHGASPAAASSEDGDEDEDAPPEGETLPADENQVDTTPAYGLIDAMVDVARVYLSTALEDRSGEDRSLVVVHVSAELLADSAPHEDNENVPAGTSSGHSPDDRSPDTEPPEPSRECDEAAPAGTPGGHSSRTPEDSAPAQDTELGPVPGQDVPAGTSSPPRQQEPTCHLEPTCHIDGVGGIEPETARKLSCDADLLGAIIDDSGDVLALGRTRRLVSRSQRRALMIRDHGICQFAGCHQTHHLQAHHLIHWVDGGRTDLDNLVLLCQRHHTVVHEGGMIIRRVSSAEAGPASRARRWEFLMPDGKPHREWYTAEGLLNFLAQHADKAQAEQQRLRRTSMIDNVVSFHDPYARRIQPGWRGERFDLHECVQTLFRMQPTWRPEPPTEDDLIEEQAA; the protein is encoded by the coding sequence ATGGTTGTGGGAAGCAGCTCAGGCGAGGCGTCGATCGATGGAAAGCAGCAGTTGGACTGCGCGGCCGCAGAGGTGCTGGGCGGCAAGATCTGCGCCGCCGCATCACTGTCGGCGCAGTCGGAATGTCAGTTGCTGGAGCTCATCGGCGAGTTCGACGCCGGCGACGCGGTCCGCTGGTGGGACGGGGTGAAGTCCCTGGCGCACTGGCTGTCGTGGGCGTGTTCGATGTCGCCCGGGACAGCCCGGGAGCATGTCCGGGTCGCTCGCGCCCTGCGGCAGATGCCGACCGTGCTCGAGGCCTTTCGGGAGGGCAGACTCTCCTATTCCAAGGTTCGCGAGGTCACTCGGGTCGTCGATCTGGTCGACGAGTCAGAGCTGTGTGAGCTTGCACTGACCGCGACCGCCGCCCAGCTGGCCAAGATGATCTCCAGCTATCGCACCGCGGCCGGAACACGCATCAAGCAGGAGCAACTGCGCGGGCTGACCTGGACCGAACGCGAGTCGGGGATCGTCGATGTCCGAGTACGCCTGCCGAAGGAGGAGGCGGCTGTATTGCTGGCGGCACTCAACGCCGCCAAGGATCAGCATGGTGCATCACCGGCTGCAGCCTCATCCGAGGACGGGGATGAGGATGAGGATGCACCCCCAGAAGGTGAGACCTTGCCGGCCGACGAGAATCAGGTGGACACGACTCCGGCTTACGGTCTGATCGACGCCATGGTGGATGTTGCTCGGGTCTACCTGTCAACGGCCCTGGAGGACCGCTCGGGAGAGGACCGGAGCTTGGTGGTCGTGCACGTCAGCGCAGAACTGTTGGCGGATTCGGCTCCGCACGAGGACAACGAAAACGTTCCCGCGGGAACGTCCAGTGGCCACTCCCCCGACGACAGATCGCCCGACACGGAACCTCCTGAACCATCCCGCGAATGCGATGAAGCTGCTCCTGCGGGAACACCTGGGGGCCATTCCTCTCGCACCCCCGAAGACTCCGCGCCGGCGCAGGATACAGAGCTGGGACCTGTGCCGGGCCAAGACGTTCCCGCGGGAACGTCCTCGCCACCGCGTCAGCAGGAGCCGACCTGTCATCTGGAGCCGACCTGCCATATCGACGGAGTGGGTGGCATCGAACCCGAGACGGCACGGAAGCTGAGCTGCGATGCCGACCTGCTGGGGGCAATCATCGACGATTCCGGCGATGTGCTTGCGCTCGGCCGAACCCGACGGCTGGTCTCCCGCTCGCAACGCCGGGCATTGATGATCCGTGACCACGGAATCTGCCAGTTCGCCGGCTGCCACCAGACTCACCATCTGCAAGCACACCATCTGATCCACTGGGTCGACGGCGGCCGGACCGACCTGGACAATTTGGTCCTCCTCTGCCAACGCCACCACACCGTGGTTCACGAAGGCGGCATGATCATCCGTCGAGTGAGCAGCGCGGAGGCCGGACCGGCTTCGCGAGCGCGAAGGTGGGAGTTCTTGATGCCTGATGGCAAGCCGCATCGGGAGTGGTACACCGCGGAGGGTCTGCTCAACTTCCTTGCCCAACACGCCGACAAGGCTCAGGCTGAGCAGCAGCGCCTCCGGCGCACTTCGATGATCGACAACGTGGTCAGCTTCCATGATCCCTACGCCCGGCGCATCCAGCCCGGCTGGCGCGGCGAGCGCTTCGACCTGCACGAATGCGTCCAGACCCTCTTCCGCATGCAGCCCACGTGGCGACCCGAGCCGCCGACAGAGGACGACCTGATTGAAGAGCAAGCTGCGTAA
- a CDS encoding TetR/AcrR family transcriptional regulator, whose amino-acid sequence MSESGKRSYVSTLRDAQARQTRRQVVAAAGRLFAGQGFAATTIEAIAAEAGVSRKTVFTSVGNKVALLKLAYDYAMAEDDEPVPMVERSGLQVVIAEPDPYQQMKLYAAFVTETGARTSALWLALRGAAEVDPEARELYTRWEQERLDSMRSGPVPVFVERGVLRPDVTPDEAAVIFWMLIDPALYHRLVLQAGWSAERFQSWLYEQFVNQVLIPRPAA is encoded by the coding sequence ATGTCGGAATCCGGCAAGCGCTCGTACGTCAGCACGTTGCGCGATGCCCAGGCACGGCAGACACGCCGTCAGGTCGTCGCTGCCGCTGGTCGCCTGTTCGCCGGCCAAGGCTTCGCCGCGACCACGATCGAGGCGATCGCCGCCGAGGCGGGAGTGAGCCGCAAGACTGTGTTCACCTCGGTCGGCAACAAGGTCGCTCTGCTGAAGCTGGCCTATGACTATGCAATGGCCGAGGACGACGAGCCGGTTCCCATGGTCGAGCGATCAGGTCTCCAGGTGGTGATCGCAGAGCCGGATCCGTATCAGCAGATGAAGCTGTATGCCGCATTCGTCACTGAGACCGGTGCCCGCACCAGTGCCTTGTGGCTGGCACTGCGCGGTGCGGCCGAGGTCGACCCTGAGGCGCGGGAGCTCTACACCCGCTGGGAGCAGGAGCGTCTGGACAGCATGCGGTCCGGCCCGGTGCCCGTCTTCGTCGAGCGCGGCGTTCTGCGCCCGGATGTCACCCCGGACGAGGCGGCAGTGATCTTCTGGATGCTGATCGACCCGGCGCTCTATCACCGACTGGTCCTCCAGGCCGGCTGGTCGGCCGAGCGATTCCAGAGCTGGCTGTACGAACAGTTCGTGAACCAGGTACTGATACCGCGCCCGGCTGCTTGA
- the metX gene encoding homoserine O-acetyltransferase MetX yields the protein MPGWQPGDPVGHRRFAELGALPLEWSAEPLPEVRIAYETWGELSPARDNAVLILHALTGDSHVVGETGPGHPSPGWWGTLVGPGGWIDTNRWFVVAPNILGGCQGTTGPGAAAPDGRPWGSRFPQLTTRDQVAAEIALADRLGIDQWALIVGGSAGGMRAVEWAATVPDRVSRLMLLATTAAASADQIAWCHAQIRAITSDPGWVGGDYERSREPDPVAGLEVARQIAHITYRSADELAVRFGRGDQVGESVADGGRYAVQSYLDHHGRKLARRFDAGSYVTLTQAMNSHDVGRDRGGVEAALGRVTARTIVAGIDSDRLYPLEQSVQLAAGIPTCGPLRVISSAHGHDGFLIEVDAVGRIVAELLSS from the coding sequence ATCCCCGGCTGGCAGCCGGGCGACCCGGTCGGTCACCGGCGATTCGCCGAACTCGGGGCGCTGCCTTTGGAGTGGTCTGCCGAGCCGCTGCCCGAGGTCCGAATCGCGTATGAGACCTGGGGTGAGTTGTCGCCTGCCCGAGACAATGCGGTGCTGATCCTGCATGCCCTCACCGGTGACAGCCATGTCGTCGGCGAGACCGGCCCGGGGCACCCCTCTCCGGGTTGGTGGGGGACTCTGGTGGGTCCGGGCGGTTGGATCGACACCAACCGGTGGTTCGTGGTCGCTCCCAACATCCTCGGTGGCTGCCAGGGCACCACCGGCCCGGGTGCGGCGGCACCGGATGGGCGGCCGTGGGGATCACGGTTTCCCCAACTGACAACCCGCGACCAGGTGGCCGCCGAGATCGCCCTGGCAGACCGGCTTGGGATCGACCAGTGGGCCTTGATCGTGGGCGGCTCGGCGGGTGGCATGCGGGCGGTCGAGTGGGCCGCCACGGTGCCGGATCGCGTGTCGCGGCTGATGCTGCTCGCCACCACCGCCGCGGCGTCCGCCGACCAGATCGCCTGGTGTCATGCTCAGATCCGGGCGATCACCTCCGACCCGGGCTGGGTCGGCGGGGACTACGAGCGTTCCCGCGAGCCCGACCCGGTCGCTGGGCTGGAAGTCGCGCGGCAGATCGCCCACATCACCTACCGATCAGCCGATGAGCTCGCGGTCCGCTTCGGTCGTGGCGATCAGGTGGGTGAGTCGGTCGCGGACGGCGGGCGATATGCAGTGCAGAGCTATCTCGATCACCATGGGCGCAAGCTGGCCCGACGCTTCGACGCCGGCTCGTACGTGACCTTGACCCAGGCCATGAACAGTCACGACGTCGGCCGGGATCGCGGAGGCGTCGAGGCGGCGTTGGGTCGGGTGACGGCGCGAACCATCGTCGCCGGCATCGACTCCGACCGGCTGTACCCGTTGGAGCAGAGCGTGCAACTGGCCGCGGGCATCCCGACCTGCGGGCCGCTGCGGGTGATCAGCTCCGCTCACGGTCATGACGGCTTCCTGATCGAGGTCGACGCGGTCGGCCGGATTGTCGCGGAGCTGCTGAGCTCGTAG
- a CDS encoding DUF3349 domain-containing protein, giving the protein MTDLRSRETSTTNSTHTTDPSTEPAAHATGGPADSAETAPHKSLIRRILDWLTAGYPSGVPPTERYALIALLKRTLSDDDIRQIIARLTAENSTALADGVITDEEIREMTARVLEQPPSDEDINKVSARLAAAGWPLQGHFTTGSDSEQ; this is encoded by the coding sequence GTGACAGACCTACGCAGTCGCGAGACTTCAACGACCAATTCGACCCATACGACAGATCCCTCGACCGAGCCCGCAGCGCATGCGACCGGCGGGCCGGCCGACTCAGCCGAGACGGCACCACACAAGTCGCTGATCCGCCGGATCCTCGACTGGCTCACAGCCGGGTACCCGTCCGGCGTGCCGCCGACCGAGCGCTATGCGCTCATCGCTCTGCTGAAGCGCACGCTGAGCGACGACGACATCCGACAGATCATCGCCAGACTCACCGCCGAGAACTCCACAGCCTTGGCCGACGGTGTGATCACCGATGAGGAGATTCGCGAGATGACCGCCCGGGTGCTGGAGCAGCCGCCCTCCGACGAGGACATCAACAAGGTCTCGGCGCGACTCGCGGCGGCGGGTTGGCCCCTTCAGGGCCACTTCACCACCGGCTCCGATTCGGAGCAGTAG
- a CDS encoding FAD-dependent oxidoreductase, with translation MRVAIIGSGPVGMTAAMLLGRQGHSTVLIDRDPGPTDSGGWERVGVMQFQLPHGFRPQCRSLLGERLPDVLDAVIAAGATAPDGSADRSPGGSLDAPLLVRRSVFERALWEAASTEPAVTRVTGHADAVEVRGGRTVGVVVDSTLIPAELVIDAAGRKAHLSREYRPPVRRVDCGMAYAARQYRLLPGAEPGPRNGGPAFITQHRGFATLVFEHDAGTFTVLFIRPSTDKTLALLRHAEVFEAACRSVAGVADWTDPRRSEPIDVVRAGAGLTNEYGGQPIGVTGLVAIGDALCVTNPQGARGIPLGLRAAAALADLVDDGDGAGPMDLAERLDAWADAQLLPWFRDHVEWDAATLQLWSGQRVVADGPIGPEALVAAAQQQHPEWLPTLQRYFGMTVTPDVLDPFRAEVRAMVRSGWQPPALTGPSNECLTRDELVATITRTQLLTRTQLNAETPVSA, from the coding sequence ATGAGAGTCGCCATCATCGGTTCGGGCCCGGTGGGCATGACAGCAGCAATGCTGCTTGGTCGACAGGGTCATTCGACCGTCCTCATCGACCGCGATCCTGGGCCGACTGACTCCGGTGGGTGGGAACGCGTGGGAGTGATGCAGTTCCAGTTGCCGCACGGCTTCCGTCCCCAGTGCCGGAGTCTGTTGGGTGAGCGACTGCCCGATGTGCTCGATGCGGTCATTGCGGCCGGCGCGACCGCACCCGACGGATCAGCCGACAGATCACCTGGGGGATCGCTGGATGCTCCGCTGCTCGTCCGCCGGTCGGTCTTCGAGCGGGCGCTGTGGGAGGCCGCTTCCACCGAGCCCGCGGTCACGAGAGTGACCGGCCATGCCGACGCCGTCGAGGTGCGCGGCGGACGCACCGTCGGCGTCGTCGTCGACTCGACGCTGATCCCGGCGGAGCTGGTGATCGATGCCGCAGGCCGCAAGGCGCACCTCAGCCGGGAATACCGGCCACCGGTTCGCCGGGTGGACTGCGGGATGGCGTACGCCGCTCGGCAATACCGGCTCCTGCCAGGGGCCGAGCCAGGTCCACGAAACGGTGGCCCGGCATTCATCACCCAGCACCGAGGATTCGCGACCCTGGTGTTCGAGCACGATGCCGGCACGTTCACGGTGCTGTTCATCCGCCCCAGCACGGACAAGACCTTGGCACTGCTCCGACACGCCGAGGTCTTCGAGGCAGCCTGCCGCAGTGTGGCAGGTGTGGCGGACTGGACCGATCCGAGGCGAAGCGAGCCCATCGACGTCGTACGCGCCGGCGCCGGGCTGACGAACGAGTACGGAGGACAACCGATCGGTGTGACGGGCCTGGTTGCCATCGGCGACGCCCTCTGCGTGACGAATCCGCAGGGTGCCCGGGGAATCCCGCTGGGCCTGCGGGCGGCCGCGGCGCTCGCCGATCTGGTCGACGACGGCGATGGTGCCGGGCCAATGGATCTCGCCGAACGGCTGGATGCCTGGGCAGACGCTCAGCTGCTGCCGTGGTTTCGCGACCACGTCGAGTGGGACGCCGCGACCCTCCAACTGTGGTCGGGCCAGCGGGTCGTCGCCGATGGGCCGATCGGGCCGGAGGCCCTGGTGGCCGCGGCTCAGCAGCAGCATCCCGAGTGGTTGCCGACGTTGCAGAGATACTTCGGGATGACCGTCACCCCGGACGTGCTCGACCCGTTCCGGGCCGAGGTTCGTGCCATGGTGCGATCCGGCTGGCAGCCGCCAGCCCTCACCGGGCCGAGCAACGAGTGCCTGACCCGCGACGAGCTCGTCGCAACGATCACCCGGACTCAGCTGCTCACCCGGACTCAGCTGAACGCTGAGACCCCGGTCAGCGCCTGA
- a CDS encoding prephenate dehydratase: MSSTQRRRIAYQGEPGANSHIVCAEQYPDAEALPCASFEDVFAAVNSGDADLALIPIDNSIAGRVSDIHHFLPGSGLHIIAEHFLPIRFCLMGVPGTTLDSIKTVHSHVHALGQCRKIIRRHGWIPLISGDTAGAAREIAEANQTTQAAISPPLAAEIYGLEILARDIEDEDHNTTRFVLLSPKLIQAPAGNGPVVTSFIFNVKNLPAALYKALGGFATNGVNMTKLESYMVNGEFTATQFLAEVDGHPDEIGLHRALEELQFFTTDVHILGVYPADPFRATVGA; encoded by the coding sequence GTGAGCAGTACGCAGCGGCGACGGATCGCCTACCAAGGCGAACCGGGCGCCAACTCCCACATCGTCTGCGCCGAGCAGTATCCCGACGCTGAGGCGCTCCCCTGCGCCTCGTTCGAGGATGTCTTCGCCGCCGTGAACAGCGGCGACGCCGATCTCGCCCTGATCCCGATCGACAACTCGATCGCCGGCCGGGTCTCCGACATCCACCACTTCCTCCCCGGCTCCGGGCTGCACATCATTGCCGAGCACTTCCTGCCGATCCGGTTCTGCCTGATGGGCGTGCCTGGCACCACGCTCGACTCGATCAAGACGGTGCACAGCCACGTCCACGCCCTCGGCCAGTGCCGCAAGATCATCCGCCGGCACGGCTGGATCCCGTTGATCTCCGGTGACACCGCCGGCGCGGCACGCGAGATCGCCGAAGCCAACCAGACCACCCAAGCTGCCATCTCCCCGCCGCTGGCCGCGGAGATCTACGGTCTGGAGATCCTGGCCCGCGACATCGAGGACGAGGACCACAACACCACCCGCTTCGTGTTGCTGTCCCCGAAACTCATCCAGGCGCCTGCCGGCAACGGTCCGGTGGTGACCAGTTTCATCTTCAATGTGAAGAACCTGCCGGCGGCCCTCTACAAGGCGTTGGGCGGCTTCGCCACCAACGGGGTCAACATGACCAAGCTGGAGTCCTACATGGTGAACGGTGAGTTCACCGCGACCCAGTTCCTGGCCGAGGTCGACGGACATCCCGACGAGATCGGGCTGCACCGCGCCCTCGAGGAGCTGCAGTTCTTCACCACCGACGTGCACATCCTGGGCGTCTATCCGGCCGATCCCTTCCGGGCCACCGTCGGCGCCTGA
- a CDS encoding bifunctional o-acetylhomoserine/o-acetylserine sulfhydrylase, whose translation MSESWSFETRQIHAGQEADPATGARALPIYQTTSYVFNSTDHAADLFALKEFGNIYTRIMNPTTDVVEKRLASLEGGVGALLVASGQSAATLALLNVAESGSHIVASPRLYGGTHNLLHHTFAKLGVEVTFIDDPDDLESWRSAVQPNTKVFFAETISNPKQDILDIESVAAVAHEAGVPLIVDNTIATPYLIRPLEWGADVVVHSATKYLGGHGTAIGGVIVDGGSFDFAADPERFPQFNQPDPSYNGLRYAPDLGVGGALGANLAFILKARVQLLRDLGPAASPFNAFLIAQGLETLSLRVERHVANAQRVAEWLTTRDEVESVAYAGLPSSPWHERSKKYAPRGSGAVLAFEIKGGLEAGKAFVNALELHSHVANIGDVRSLVIHPASTTHSQLSPAEQAGAGVTPGLVRLAVGLENIDDILADLETGFRAAKEV comes from the coding sequence ATGAGTGAGAGTTGGTCCTTCGAGACCCGTCAGATCCACGCCGGCCAAGAGGCCGATCCGGCCACCGGGGCCCGGGCGCTGCCGATCTATCAGACCACGTCCTACGTGTTCAACAGCACCGATCACGCTGCCGACCTCTTCGCCCTGAAAGAGTTCGGCAACATCTACACCCGGATCATGAACCCGACCACCGACGTGGTGGAGAAGCGGCTCGCCTCGCTCGAGGGTGGCGTCGGTGCGCTGCTGGTCGCGTCCGGGCAGTCGGCGGCGACGCTGGCGCTGCTGAACGTGGCCGAGTCGGGCTCGCACATCGTGGCCAGCCCGCGGCTGTACGGCGGCACGCACAATCTGCTGCACCACACCTTCGCCAAGCTGGGCGTCGAGGTGACCTTCATCGACGATCCCGACGATCTCGAGTCGTGGCGGTCCGCCGTCCAGCCGAACACCAAGGTGTTCTTCGCCGAGACGATCTCGAACCCCAAGCAGGACATCCTCGACATCGAGAGCGTCGCGGCCGTCGCGCACGAAGCCGGGGTGCCGTTGATCGTCGACAACACGATCGCCACCCCGTACCTGATCCGGCCCTTGGAGTGGGGTGCCGACGTGGTCGTGCACTCGGCGACCAAGTATCTCGGTGGGCACGGCACCGCGATCGGCGGCGTGATCGTCGACGGCGGCAGCTTCGACTTCGCCGCGGACCCGGAGCGCTTCCCGCAGTTCAACCAGCCCGATCCCAGCTACAACGGGCTGCGCTATGCCCCCGATCTCGGCGTCGGCGGCGCGCTCGGCGCCAACCTGGCGTTCATCCTCAAGGCCCGCGTCCAGCTGTTGCGTGACCTGGGCCCGGCTGCCTCGCCGTTCAACGCTTTCCTCATCGCGCAGGGACTGGAGACCTTGAGCCTGCGGGTCGAGCGCCATGTGGCCAACGCCCAGCGAGTCGCGGAGTGGCTGACCACTCGGGACGAGGTGGAGAGTGTCGCGTACGCGGGGTTGCCCAGCAGCCCGTGGCACGAGCGATCGAAGAAGTACGCGCCGCGCGGCTCGGGGGCGGTGCTCGCGTTCGAGATCAAGGGTGGCCTGGAGGCCGGCAAGGCGTTCGTCAACGCCCTCGAACTGCACAGCCACGTCGCCAACATCGGTGACGTGCGGTCGCTGGTGATCCACCCCGCGTCCACCACCCACAGCCAGCTGAGCCCGGCGGAACAGGCCGGCGCGGGCGTGACCCCGGGGCTGGTCCGGCTCGCCGTCGGACTGGAGAACATCGACGACATCCTGGCCGATCTGGAAACCGGCTTCCGCGCCGCCAAGGAGGTCTGA
- a CDS encoding acyl-CoA dehydrogenase family protein — protein MKGRTAPLDLLKVDHLLSEEERDIQAAVRDFVAQRVKPFVADWYERGDLDLGIVKEAGSLGLLGMHLEGYGCAGTNAVSYGLACLELEAGDSGIRSLVSVQGSLAMFAIWRWGSEEQKQTWLPAMAAGEKLGCFGLTEPDFGSNPAGMRTVARRDGDDWVLNGTKMWITNGSVADVAVVWAKAEADGDHPAGIRGFVVPTDTPGFSAPKIGKKLSLRASITSELVLEGVRLPDDAVFPEVVGLKGPLSCLNEARFGIVFGALGAARDCLETAIDYAATREVFDRPLSSFQLTQAKLADMALELQKGFLLALHLGRLKDDHRLDPRQVSLGKLNNVRESLAIARECRTILGASGVTLEYPVLRHANNLESVLTYEGTSEVHQLVIGQALTGVSAFS, from the coding sequence ATGAAGGGCCGTACTGCCCCGCTGGACCTGCTGAAGGTCGACCATCTGCTGAGCGAGGAGGAACGCGACATCCAGGCCGCTGTACGCGACTTCGTGGCGCAGCGGGTCAAGCCGTTCGTGGCCGACTGGTACGAACGCGGCGATCTCGACCTCGGCATCGTCAAGGAGGCCGGCTCGCTCGGACTGCTGGGCATGCATCTGGAGGGCTATGGCTGCGCAGGCACCAACGCGGTGTCGTACGGGTTGGCCTGCCTCGAGTTGGAGGCCGGCGACTCGGGCATCCGCAGCCTGGTGTCGGTACAGGGTTCGCTGGCCATGTTCGCGATCTGGCGCTGGGGCAGCGAGGAGCAGAAGCAGACCTGGCTGCCTGCGATGGCGGCGGGCGAGAAGCTCGGCTGCTTCGGACTCACCGAGCCCGACTTCGGCTCCAACCCGGCCGGGATGCGTACCGTCGCCCGCCGCGACGGGGACGACTGGGTGCTGAACGGTACGAAGATGTGGATCACCAACGGTTCGGTCGCCGACGTCGCCGTGGTGTGGGCCAAGGCCGAGGCCGACGGCGATCACCCGGCCGGGATCCGCGGTTTCGTGGTGCCAACCGACACCCCGGGCTTCTCGGCGCCCAAGATCGGCAAGAAGCTGTCGCTGCGCGCCTCGATCACCTCCGAATTGGTGCTGGAGGGCGTCCGACTGCCCGATGATGCGGTGTTTCCCGAGGTCGTGGGTCTGAAGGGTCCCCTGTCCTGTCTGAACGAGGCTCGGTTCGGCATCGTGTTCGGCGCCCTGGGTGCGGCGCGCGACTGTCTTGAGACGGCGATCGACTATGCAGCGACCCGCGAGGTGTTCGACCGCCCGCTGTCGTCGTTCCAGCTCACCCAGGCCAAGCTCGCCGACATGGCTCTGGAGCTGCAGAAGGGATTCCTGCTGGCGCTCCACCTCGGTCGGCTGAAGGACGACCACCGGCTGGATCCGCGCCAGGTCAGTCTCGGCAAGCTCAACAACGTACGCGAGTCGCTGGCCATCGCTCGGGAGTGCCGCACGATTCTGGGCGCCAGCGGGGTGACCCTGGAATATCCGGTGCTCCGGCACGCCAACAACCTCGAGTCAGTGCTGACCTACGAGGGCACCTCGGAGGTGCATCAGCTGGTGATCGGTCAGGCGCTGACCGGGGTCTCAGCGTTCAGCTGA
- a CDS encoding amidohydrolase, producing the protein MNASTLHATVIRDVRLVGVGAGDTADASRAGLVDLRITNGRIEQIGQSNARRPAKTGQRTRRLTAQDADLVLEAEGRWAIPGLWDAHVHLRQWAQTKTRLDVGTADSAHAVTQLVDAHVRALDGRRSPIDARSVVFGYGFRSAIWPSQPTVAELDAVSGDHPVILTSGDAHNGWLNSAALRLLGIADRPGPLAENEWFALAPAVTALAGDVADDSAAIRAVVRDAAARGIVGITDFEFAGSLRDWPERYAAGINQLRVRAAVYPGGLPAVIEAGLHTGDPLPGTSGLATMGPLKIISDGSLNTRTAYCCEPYVDAGKHTADPRGVQNYDLAELIELLRRATSNRLQVALHAIGDAAVGIALDAFAATGAQGSIEHAQLVRHEDLVRMAALGLRASVQPAHLLDDRDVTYRCWPDRADRCFAFRSMLAAGVELALGSDAPVSPLDPWLAMAAAVHRSNDEREPWNPAEALSPAESLAASTDGQGTLQVGSRGDLVLLDHDPLAPAHDTKQAAQHLRDIGVAATLVAGRPTHLTF; encoded by the coding sequence GTGAACGCGTCCACTCTTCACGCAACGGTCATTCGCGATGTGCGCCTCGTCGGAGTGGGTGCGGGGGATACAGCAGACGCTTCCCGGGCCGGACTCGTCGATCTGAGAATCACCAATGGCCGGATCGAGCAGATCGGCCAGTCGAACGCGAGGCGACCGGCGAAGACCGGGCAGCGAACTCGCCGACTGACCGCCCAGGACGCGGATCTGGTCCTCGAGGCCGAGGGTCGCTGGGCGATCCCCGGGCTGTGGGACGCGCACGTTCACTTGCGGCAGTGGGCGCAGACCAAGACCAGGCTCGATGTCGGAACGGCCGATTCGGCGCATGCGGTCACCCAGCTGGTCGACGCCCACGTACGAGCGCTCGATGGTCGGCGGTCACCAATCGATGCTCGTTCGGTGGTGTTCGGGTACGGCTTCCGATCGGCCATCTGGCCCAGTCAGCCGACCGTGGCTGAACTCGATGCAGTCAGCGGCGACCATCCGGTGATCTTGACCAGCGGCGACGCCCACAACGGCTGGCTCAACAGCGCTGCCCTGCGGCTGCTCGGCATCGCAGATCGCCCCGGACCACTCGCCGAGAACGAGTGGTTCGCCCTTGCGCCCGCCGTCACCGCCTTGGCCGGCGACGTCGCGGACGATTCGGCGGCGATCCGAGCCGTCGTGCGTGATGCCGCGGCCCGAGGCATCGTCGGGATCACCGACTTCGAGTTCGCAGGCAGCCTTCGGGACTGGCCGGAGCGCTACGCTGCCGGGATCAATCAGCTCCGGGTGCGGGCTGCGGTCTATCCCGGCGGCCTGCCCGCGGTGATCGAGGCGGGCCTGCATACCGGGGACCCACTCCCCGGCACCAGCGGGCTCGCCACGATGGGACCGCTCAAGATCATCTCGGACGGCTCGCTGAACACCCGGACCGCGTACTGCTGCGAGCCGTACGTCGACGCCGGCAAGCACACCGCCGATCCGCGCGGCGTGCAGAACTACGACCTGGCCGAGCTGATCGAGTTGCTTCGGCGGGCCACCTCCAACCGGTTGCAGGTTGCGCTGCACGCCATCGGCGACGCCGCAGTCGGCATCGCCCTCGACGCGTTTGCTGCCACCGGCGCCCAGGGCAGCATCGAGCACGCTCAGCTCGTGCGCCACGAGGACCTCGTCCGGATGGCAGCTCTCGGCCTGCGCGCCAGCGTGCAGCCGGCTCATCTGCTCGACGATCGTGACGTCACCTACCGCTGCTGGCCGGACCGGGCCGACCGTTGCTTCGCGTTCCGCTCGATGCTCGCCGCCGGGGTCGAGCTCGCCCTCGGCTCCGACGCACCGGTCTCGCCGCTGGATCCATGGCTGGCGATGGCCGCGGCCGTACACCGCAGCAACGACGAACGGGAGCCGTGGAATCCCGCCGAGGCGCTGAGCCCCGCCGAGTCGTTGGCCGCGAGCACCGACGGTCAAGGCACGCTCCAGGTCGGCAGTCGGGGCGACCTGGTGCTGCTCGACCATGACCCGCTCGCTCCGGCTCACGACACCAAACAGGCGGCCCAGCACCTGCGAGACATCGGGGTCGCCGCGACATTGGTAGCCGGTCGGCCAACCCACCTCACGTTCTAG